TGCCGTCGGTCGACCAGATGATGATCGAGGCACGGCCCACCAGAAGATCCTGTGAAACGATCCCCACCGCATCGCCAGATGTCGCCTCGAAACGGCTATCGCGCGAATTGTCGCGGTTGTCGCCCATCACAAACATGTGGCCTTCGGGAATGACGACCGGCGCGATGTTGTCGCCCTGTGTCAGCCCCCAATCGAGCACTTCGTAACTGCGGCCACCGGGCAAGGTCTCGCGAAAACGGCGGTACCGGCACGCCTGCGTACCGTCCTCGCGAACAATTTCTTCTGCGCCCCACGCGCAAAATGTATTCTGCGAGACAGGCACAACGAAGGGTTCGATCTCTTCCTTGGTCACGAACTGGCCGTCGATCACGACCTGCCCGCCGATCACTGAAACCGTGTCGCCGGGAAGGCCGATCACGCGCTTGATATAGTCTGTCTTGTCGATCGGGTGTTTGAAGATGACGATTTCGCCACGCTCGGGCTGACCGGCAAAAATTCGCCCTTCGGGCAGGCCCGCGTCAAACGGGAGCGAGTAGCCCGAATAGCCATAGGGCCATTTCGCCGCGAGCAGGTAATCGCCGTTCATCAGCCGCGGCAGCATGCTTTCTGACGGAATGGAGAAGGGCGAGAAGACGAGAATCCTGAACAGCAGCACAGCCACGACCAGCTTCACGACGAACCACAGGAAGCTCCACGGGCTATCGGCACTCTTCTCTCCGGCCGAATTCGTATCCAGATCGCCCGAAGTCGCAGTTTGGGTATTAACATCCATCGCCAGCCCCCTTACTCGCAGCGGCAACACGCGCAAAGGGGTTTGCTTAAATGACTTCATCCGACACATCCGCCGTATGGGAGCGCCTTCAGGCAATTGAGACCAGGACGCTAGGCGATCTGTTTGCCGCGGATGCGGATCGTGTCGAGAAACTCAGCCAGCGCATCGAGTTCGAGGTGCCGGGTGACGGAACCAACGGGATGCTGCTCGACTGGTCGAAAACCCATCTCGACGACGGGTTGCTCGATGGTTTCGAAGCATTGGCAGACGCAGCCGGATTTGCCGAGGCGCGCGAGGCGCTGTTCGCAGGCGGGATCGTCAACCCGACCGAGGGGCGCCCTGCAACGCACGGGGCGATGCGCGGCAGCGGGACCGAGGCGGATGTGGAAGAGGCCGAGGCTCTGCTCGCACGCATGGGAATGCTGGTCGAAGCGATCCATCAAGGCGCTCTGGGCGAGGTCAAGCATCTCATCCATATCGGCATTGGCGGTTCGGCCCTGGGACCGGATCTCGCAGTGGATGCGCTAACTCGCGACCTCAAGCTGGTCGATGTCCATGTGGTGTCCAACATCGACGGGCTGGCGCTTGAGCAGGCATTCGCGGCCTGCGATCCGGCGGCGACACTGATTGCGGTCGCATCAAAAACGTTCACCACGACCGAGACGATGACCAACGCCGCAAGCGCGCTCAAATGGCTTGAGGAGAACGGCGTTTCCGATCCGAGTGGCCGTGTGGTGGCGCTTACCGCCAACCCTGAACGCGCGGTCGAATGGGGTGTCGACGAAACCCGTATCCTGCCATTCCCCGAAAGCGTGGGTGGGCGGTACTCGCTGTGGTCGAGCATCGGATTTCCGGTCGCGCTTGCCGTGGGAATGGACGATTTTCGCGCGATGCTCGCCGGAGCGCAAGCGATCGACACGCATTTCAGGCAGACAGAAGGTCGGACGAACGGTCCGTTGCTCGCGGCCTTTGCCGACCAGTATTATTCGAGACTGCGCGGCTGCCAGACCCGCGCGGTATTCGCCTATGACGAGCGGCTCGCGCTGCTGCCCGATTATCTCCAGCAGCTCGAAATGGAATCGAATGGCAAGAGCGTTACGGCCGATGGCAAACCCGTGGACGGCCCGACCGCGCCGATAACCTGGGGCGGGGTGGGGACCGATGCGCAGCATGCCGTTTTCCAGCTGCTCCATCAGGGCACGCACCTCGTACCGGTCGATTTCATCGCCAGCATTGCGCCGGGCGACGATCTCGATCCGGCGCATCACAAGGCGCTGTTGATGAATTGTTTCGCGCAAGGGGCCGCGCTTATGTCGGGTCGGAAATCCCATGATCCTGCCCGCAATTATCCCGGTGACCGGCCGTCCGCGATGATCCTTGTCGACGATCTCGATGCAGCGATGCTCGGGGCGCTGATCGCGTTCCATGAGCATCGGACCTTTGCCAACGCGGTTCTTATGGGGATCAATCCCTTCGATCAGTTCGGCGTCGAACTCGGCAAGGAAATCGCAAAGCAACTTGGTTCAGGCGAAGGTCAGTTTGACCCGTCTACAAACGCACTCATGGAAGCGGCGGGGCTGCGCTGAGCGCGGCGATTCTCTGTCCAACCTCCTGAACGATATTCCAATTCTCTGGAGTATTATTCGACACAAATGTAATTTTATTGTGTGTCAGAAGGCTTGTTCAGCGCTATGATGCGTTGCAGCATTTTGGCCCGGGATAAAATTGCACTTGGGCGCGTTTTGCGTCATGTCACGTCGACTTCAAACAAATCGTTAACCCATCACGAGGACGTCCTATGGTTCGCATTGCTTCGCTCACCGCCGCTGCTGCTGCATTGATTTTCGCCCCGGCGGCGATTGCGAACGATGCTGCCGAGATTGCTCCGGCAAGCGAAGCGACCCCTGTGAAGCTCGTGGAGTTCGACGGTGGATGGGAAGTGCTGAAAACGTCCTCGCGCCTGCGCGTCTGGCGTTCTCATCTTGCCTACAAGCTTTCGGTCGATGCTGAGGGCAAGCCGACCGATTGCGAGCTGACAGAGGGATTCCGCCGGGCGTACGTTAACAAGAAGCTGTGCAGCGTCCTGATGAAATCGCACACGTTCGAGCCTGCGCGGGACGCATCGGATGCACCGGTGGCAGGCAGCTATACCAACAGTCTTTCCTATGTGGACTTGCGCGAACAGAATTAAGTTCTCGACACTATCACACGTGTGATTTCCAAGCCTGGCGTTTGAAGTTCGCCTCCATCATTCCGCTGGTGGCTGCCGTACCATTGCGTGTGGGTCGAAAATCTGCATGGTTGGCACGCCACGCAACGATATCGGCAGGAAATCAATGATAAATTTGGGTTACGCTGTGCTCGCGGTTGCTGCCGCAAGCTTGACTGTTCAAGCAACCGCCAGATCCGAAGGGTCATCCGAAGTTCCGCGCGATCCGGTTCTTGTCGAGTTTAAGGGTGGAGAGGCGCTTGCTGTCGCGGTTTACCGTCAGAGAATGCTGAGCAGGATGATCAACTACACGCTCACCGTCGATGCCGATGGCAAGCCGACAGAGTGCGCGCTTACTCCCAAACTCCGTCGCAAGGCGACAAGGGTTGCGATCTGCCGCCCGTTGCTGAAGTACATGAAATTTGAACCGGCTCGCGATGCTCAGGGGAACCCGACAATCGGCCAGTATTCAAGTGCGATCAACATGCGTACCGGGATCGCTCCAGAAAGCTGAGGGCATGGGTCATTGGCTACGCGCGATTAATTACGTCTGTCTGAGCCAGTCCGAAGCGCATTTGAAGCCCATTTGAAGTCTGTCTCCTCAGCATGCAAACACGCACAGGCTCTTGTGTGATCAACGCCTTGAGAATTGTTTCTTTGACAATCGGCTTCGGCTACCCCATTTGGCGAGGCGAATGAGACCGGCCTGCCAGCGTGAAGCGGCGGCTCTGAATCACCCGCCCCGGCTCCGGTCTCACCCGACTTCCTAAAGACTTCCCTTTTCACGCGGGCGGTTTCAAACCCCGCGACCCGCGCGCCAAAACGTGCGCGCGCTTCGCATGTACGCGAGTATTCATGACACATTTCTCCGATCTCGGGCTTTCGCAGCCCGTACTGCAGGCGCTCGAGCTGAAAGGTTACGACACGCCTACCCCCATCCAGGAACAGGCGATCCCGCCGGTGCTCGAAGGCCGCGACCTTCTCGGTATCGCGCAGACTGGCACCGGCAAGACAGCAGCCTTCATGCTGCCCGGTATCGACCGGCTGCGCGAGAGCGACAATCGCATCCCGTTCAAATCATGCCGCATGCTGGTTCTTGCCCCGACGCGCGAACTGGCGACCCAGATCGCTGCGAGCGCCAAGGACTACGGCGCGCTGGCAGGCCTCAAGGTGCAGGTGATTGTTGGCGGTACCTCGGTCAACAAGGACCGGAACAAGCTGCACCGCGGCACCGATATCCTGATCGCGACGCCGGGCCGTTTGCTCGACCTGATCGACCAGAAGGCTTTCAATCTAGCAGGCGTCGAAGTGCTTGTGCTCGATGAGGCCGACCAAATGCTCGACCTCGGATTTATCCATGCTCTCAGGCGCATCAACCAGCTCGTCCCCAAGGAGCGCCAGACGCTGTTTTTCAGCGCGACCATGCCCAAGCAGATCAAGGAACTGGTGAGCGGCTATTGCACCGATCCGGTGCAGGTCAGCGTGACGCCTGCCGCGACCACAGCGGAGAGGATCGATCAGTACCTTTTCATGGTCCAGCAGGATGAGAAGCAGGCGCTGCTCGAATTGATCCTTTCAGGCCGTCACCCGGTTCCGGGTGAATTCGAGCGTGTGCTCATCTTCACGCGGACGAAGCATGGTGCCGATCGCGTCGTGAAGAAGCTGGCCCAGAAGGGTATCGAGGCGAACGCGATCCACGGCAACAAATCGCAGCCGCAGCGCCAGCGCGCGCTAGACCAGTTTCGCCGTGGCAAGGTCAACGTCCTGATCGCCACCGACGTCGCCGCGCGCGGGATCGACATTCCGGGCGTTAGTCACGTGCTGAACTACGAGTTGCCGAATGTTCCTGAACAATATGTCCACCGCATCGGCCGGACCGCGCGTGCGGGCCGCGATGGCATCGCGATCGCATTTTGTGCCGAGGATGAGCGCGCCTACTTGAAAGATATCCAGCGCACCACCGACGCCGAGCTCGAACGGCTCGACTTGCCTGAGAATTTCCGGGCTGTGGTCGAAGGCGTGGGCCCGACCAAGCCGGCGCCGCGCGGTGCCACACGGGTTTCGAAAAAGAAGATCAGGCCAAAACTGCTGGGCGGTAAGAAGCCAGCACGAAAGCCCGCCAGCGAAACGCAGGGCGATCAACAGGCACGCAAATCGGCGGGAAAGCCCAAGCACAAGCACCAGGCGCGTAAAGGCCGGCCGAACCGGCCCGGTGACGGGCGACCCGGCGGCAATCGCCGCGCAGGCGGCGGGAATCGCTCGCGTCGCCGCTCCTTGCACGCCTGACCGTCTTCAAGCCGGCTTTCCGATAAGCCTCGCACCGTACGCGGATTGACGCGGTGGCCGGGGTAACCTCTCAGCGCAAACTTGCGAATGCGCTGTGCAGGCCATATCGCGCGCCCAAGACCGACGGAGGATCCCGATGAGCGAGACAGAATACGACTACGACCTTTTCACCATCGGGATCGGATCGGGCGGCACGCGCGCAAGCCGGGTTGCCGCAGCGCATGGCGCTCGCGTTGCAGCGGCGGAGGAGCATCGGGTCGGCGGCACATGCGTGATCCGCGGCTGCGTGCCCAAGAAGATGCTCGTTTATGGCGCCCAGTTCGCGGAAGACCTCGAGGACTGCCAGGCGTTCGGCTGGACCATTGAAGGCAAGAAATTCGATTGGAAGACCTTGCGAGACAACGTTTTCAGAGACGTATCTCGGATCGAGGGTGTCTACACAGAAACGCTGGAGAAGCATGACGTCACGCTGTTTCACGAGCGCGCCGAGATCACCGGCGACCATGAAATCACGCTGGCGAGCGGCAAGGTCGTCACCGCGAAATACATCCTGATCGCGACCGGCGCGACGCCGCATGTGCCCGATTTCGAAGGGAGCGAGCACGTCATCACTTCGAACGAGGCGTTCCATCTCGATGAGGTGCCGGGCTGCATCCTCATCACCGGCGGGGGCTACATTGCGAACGAATTCGCGGGCATCTTCAACGAATTCGGTTCGAAGGTCGTTATCGCCAACCGCTCGGACGTGATCCTGCGCGGCTACGATTTTTCTCTGCGCGACCGTCTGATGCAGATTTCGATGACCAAGGGAATCGAATTCCTGTTTCACGCCGAAATCGAAAAGGTGACAAAGAAGGAAGACGGCACGTACTCGGTAAAGATGACCGGCCTTGAGGAACGCAGTTTCGACAAGGTCATGGTCGCCACGGGACGTAAGCCCAATACCGAAGGGCTGGGCCTCGAGAATGTCGGTGTCAAAATGGGCGACAAGGGCGAAATCAAGGTCGACGAATTCTCGAAGTCGAGCGTCGACTACATCTATGCGGTTGGCGACGTGACCGACCGGGTGCAGCTTACGCCCGTTGCAATCCGCGAAGGTCAGGCTTTCGCAGACAGCATTTTCGGTGACGTCGAACCCTACAGCGTCGATCACACCTGCGTGCCGAGCGCCGTGTTCAGCCACCCGCCGATCGCTTCGGTTGGGCTTAACGAGCGCGAAGCGAAGGAACAGTATGGTCAGGTAAAGACCTACACCTCGGATTTCCGCCCGATGAAAAACGTGGTCGCCGGCCGTAACGAGCGCAGCCTGATCAAGATGATCTGCGACGGAGCGAACGGACAAATCCTCGGCATTCATATGATCGGGCCCTACGCGCCCGAAATCATGCAGGCCGCGGCTGTTGCAGTGAAGGCCAAGATGAACAAGGCCGACTTCGACGCAA
The Erythrobacter sp. THAF29 DNA segment above includes these coding regions:
- the lepB gene encoding signal peptidase I, whose amino-acid sequence is MDVNTQTATSGDLDTNSAGEKSADSPWSFLWFVVKLVVAVLLFRILVFSPFSIPSESMLPRLMNGDYLLAAKWPYGYSGYSLPFDAGLPEGRIFAGQPERGEIVIFKHPIDKTDYIKRVIGLPGDTVSVIGGQVVIDGQFVTKEEIEPFVVPVSQNTFCAWGAEEIVREDGTQACRYRRFRETLPGGRSYEVLDWGLTQGDNIAPVVIPEGHMFVMGDNRDNSRDSRFEATSGDAVGIVSQDLLVGRASIIIWSTDGSAEWIKPWTWFSSARWGRIGRAI
- a CDS encoding DEAD/DEAH box helicase — protein: MTHFSDLGLSQPVLQALELKGYDTPTPIQEQAIPPVLEGRDLLGIAQTGTGKTAAFMLPGIDRLRESDNRIPFKSCRMLVLAPTRELATQIAASAKDYGALAGLKVQVIVGGTSVNKDRNKLHRGTDILIATPGRLLDLIDQKAFNLAGVEVLVLDEADQMLDLGFIHALRRINQLVPKERQTLFFSATMPKQIKELVSGYCTDPVQVSVTPAATTAERIDQYLFMVQQDEKQALLELILSGRHPVPGEFERVLIFTRTKHGADRVVKKLAQKGIEANAIHGNKSQPQRQRALDQFRRGKVNVLIATDVAARGIDIPGVSHVLNYELPNVPEQYVHRIGRTARAGRDGIAIAFCAEDERAYLKDIQRTTDAELERLDLPENFRAVVEGVGPTKPAPRGATRVSKKKIRPKLLGGKKPARKPASETQGDQQARKSAGKPKHKHQARKGRPNRPGDGRPGGNRRAGGGNRSRRRSLHA
- the pgi gene encoding glucose-6-phosphate isomerase; protein product: MTSSDTSAVWERLQAIETRTLGDLFAADADRVEKLSQRIEFEVPGDGTNGMLLDWSKTHLDDGLLDGFEALADAAGFAEAREALFAGGIVNPTEGRPATHGAMRGSGTEADVEEAEALLARMGMLVEAIHQGALGEVKHLIHIGIGGSALGPDLAVDALTRDLKLVDVHVVSNIDGLALEQAFAACDPAATLIAVASKTFTTTETMTNAASALKWLEENGVSDPSGRVVALTANPERAVEWGVDETRILPFPESVGGRYSLWSSIGFPVALAVGMDDFRAMLAGAQAIDTHFRQTEGRTNGPLLAAFADQYYSRLRGCQTRAVFAYDERLALLPDYLQQLEMESNGKSVTADGKPVDGPTAPITWGGVGTDAQHAVFQLLHQGTHLVPVDFIASIAPGDDLDPAHHKALLMNCFAQGAALMSGRKSHDPARNYPGDRPSAMILVDDLDAAMLGALIAFHEHRTFANAVLMGINPFDQFGVELGKEIAKQLGSGEGQFDPSTNALMEAAGLR
- the gorA gene encoding glutathione-disulfide reductase, with the translated sequence MSETEYDYDLFTIGIGSGGTRASRVAAAHGARVAAAEEHRVGGTCVIRGCVPKKMLVYGAQFAEDLEDCQAFGWTIEGKKFDWKTLRDNVFRDVSRIEGVYTETLEKHDVTLFHERAEITGDHEITLASGKVVTAKYILIATGATPHVPDFEGSEHVITSNEAFHLDEVPGCILITGGGYIANEFAGIFNEFGSKVVIANRSDVILRGYDFSLRDRLMQISMTKGIEFLFHAEIEKVTKKEDGTYSVKMTGLEERSFDKVMVATGRKPNTEGLGLENVGVKMGDKGEIKVDEFSKSSVDYIYAVGDVTDRVQLTPVAIREGQAFADSIFGDVEPYSVDHTCVPSAVFSHPPIASVGLNEREAKEQYGQVKTYTSDFRPMKNVVAGRNERSLIKMICDGANGQILGIHMIGPYAPEIMQAAAVAVKAKMNKADFDATVAIHPTVAEELVLMR